The nucleotide sequence TACCATCTTGTAACTCATCAAATTTATAGTACATATGATGAGGACGGATTATGAGTGGTCATTTTTATGCACCAGATCCATTGAAAAAGtaattttgttttgcttatgtaaatACCATACTAATGTCCCCCTACTGACCACACCTACCTGCTGGATAGAATATCAAACCATATCAAATTGTTTTATATTTAAAAACGGTAGTCAGCACAGGGTCTGTACATACACTTGCATGTACATTTGTTTTAGGTGATCCCTTGCAATTTACTAGATTACTATGTTGGACTTAATCAGCTTTTTATCAAGTGATGCAATAAAATGTTTGAACTTGGTACATCACTGGTTTGTTTAATGTACACTAGGTCCATAAATATTCAATACAGTGGCCATTTCTTTTCCCTCTGCAGCCCACCAGTTTACCTGAAGAACTAGATGCTAAATTTGATGATCTTGTATGAAAACACTTCTTCGCTGGACACCATGAAGCTGTGCAGCTGGTGATGTCACAGACAAAAGTTGTATTATGCCATTTCTTCAATCAcattccttcagagttgtctggctgTCTTGGCAGCTTACCTCATGAGTCTTCATTTGCACAaccactcagtttttaagaactgtcatacagtaccatactttgACATTCTAGGCATTTTGACTAATACTCATGTACCCATCCCTGAcgtatctgaagaaaactggctgtaaaaacaaTAATTTACTTTGTCCTGTTTCtctttacctcaaaaaatggagGGACTGCATATAGCAATGGCTGCAATGCCTGAACCATTATTGTGGTAtagagtgacccccccccccccccccaaaaaaaagaacccATACAAATTGAAATAAATCCTATAAAggtccaaaaaaattttttttgaagtTTGCTGGACTTCAGTCTGTGTAATCATTTCCAaaaatttcagttatcttggtcactttgcataaaagtcaagtTCTTTTAAATTTAGGCTCCAAATGGTATTTGTTGggaaaataggcctccaggcaaaaggtcttttccttggtcgaccaagacatgttggaacAATCATCTTCCCCAATACAATTGGAACAATAGCCTTTGTAGGATTTCTTAAAATTTTTTTAtgggttttgtttctttttgggtCACCCTGTATTTTTATTAAACCCCTGAGTTAAAGCCAAAACTCTGTACCAGAAGCTCATCTTAATTGTTTCAACTCTACAGTGGCAGAGGCAGGATCACTAAAATTCAGCCACTGTCCAAATATCTATGGTCCAGAGCGTATAAAGTACACAAACCTTGTCTTGATCAGTGCAGTCAGAAATGTTTAAAACGTCAGCTCACTAACCCTGATACACCCACTTGCAGAGTCCAACTATCAATGACACTACAAAGGAAAAAACCTATATTAACAACAGTACTAATACTCAAAATACACATGCTGTGGATACAAGCCTAAacaattctatttattttttagGTCACTGCCATCAGCCTACTCTTAATATTTAATATCAAGCCAGTTTGGCTTGATAATAAAGCCATTGTTTGCTTGAGATCTTGTAAGACTGTAACTTGCTTCCTGGCTAAACATGTATCATACATGTGCTCTTTAGCCGACTCGCTCATAACGTGCCCACATAGTCACCGATCACTGTACCGCTCGAATTACACCTCAAATTGTTTCAAGTTATAACACGTTCTCAAAATACATTTCAAATATACATTCCCAGCTCTACTGCCAATCAATAAAaccctaaaaaaagaaaaaatgaccACAGTAAGTGCTGAAGCCACTGTGAACCTTTCAGTTATGTTGAAGGCTTACCATATCAATGTGACACTGCAATgattaaaaggtttttttttttgtattacatTTGGCTAAAGTTACCATGTAACTCACCAAAAAGAGAACTCGTCAACAATATTGCACGTTTATTCGGCTACACAAGAAGGCATTCTCAACCTGCTGTTGCATCCTTGTTGTGAAATCCTATATGGCTAAAATTAGCACATACACAAGTTGCAAAAAGagtacaaattaaaaacaaacacacaccttaATGGCAATCATACTTTATATGATGTATGTGGCAAAACAAGTTAAATAATCAAGAAGACAAATATCTAATACTCTTTAAGCTGCTACATCATCTTTATCACTTTAGCAATCCAGAAAGTTTGCAGCCATGAGAAGTTCCAGTGCGATCTCCGGAGCGATGGGGAACTCTGGGATTTCTGTGGAGCTGTTGGTGTAACGGACCTTGTAGGTGAAATACATGCAGACCTTGGACAGGACGTGAGAAGGGATCTCTCTAAAGTTCACTTCATTTGTTTCATTCTCAGCAAACTGACCTGCAGACAGTCACAGTAGGTGTCATGACTTCAAAGTCAGGATGAGTACAGACAAAAATTAGTTAATTAATTACTGTAATtataaatagataaaaaaaaaaaacccaacccaaACCTTGAGAATTACACTGTTCGCTCCCATGCCCATGTACTATTAAGGTAAAACTACAACAATCATCAAATTCAAATGAGCATGGCAGGTGTTCTAAGGTGTTCCTTTAAAAGTTTTATTGCAGTAATTCCAGATGGTATACAGTGCCACCAAGTGGACAGGTAAAATTAACAGATGTCATAAATCCCGAAATTACCTCCAACATTTACACCCAAGTAACATTCATTCTTAAATGTCCAATCACTGACAGCTGACAGTGACAATAATTCTATCAGACGTAAACAAAAAACGCTGTAAAACACATTTCTCACTAAACTTACTGCATTGTATCAGGTTCACAATGAGACTGTTTCTACTTGAACAATGTCAGCAATGACAGAAGACAATATTAGAGTTTGGATTCTTCTCATATCTCTGCAGTTTACAACTCAACCTCTTTAGAGAAACAAATTATTTGATGTCACTTTGTGCTCAATCTGACTTTGAGAAGGTTGAGCATAATTCCATGTTTGCCTGCAGGTTACAGTAGCTCAGTCACTGACTGAGACCGATTCGTAAACCAGCTCCATATCTaatcagctacctgctctatacACTTAAAGAGCCTCAGTTTAATCTGGTCATTTCTAATATCACTCTGATCATTAACGTGAGAGTATTTTCTTTGACCAAATACCTCTTTATTGCCAACGAGAACCATGTGTCTCGGCTAGCTGTTTCTGCCTCCGCTACAGGACAGGTATGGGCTGAGTGTGCCCAGACCTCACATAATGTCATGCTCTCTGGCACATAAGATGCTTCTGTGGTAACAACCACAGTGTTTTTAGAATAAAGGACAAAAATAGGTGGTAGCATTTACACACTTGCCAGATTTTAAATGGTATTTTCACTCATGAATGCTCATATGAAAGGGTAATTCTGAAGGTCTTGTGCATGGATATTCAAAATGTAGTCTGTTTGACATAAAGATTATAATATGTGCAATACTACATCTTGTGATTTCTGATAcatttggacactcacattgtgtatGACTGAAAATGTGCAGCATGATAATGCAAAATGAAACAATTTCACTCGTGATATCAACTGTGGTTTGCATCAAGTTAGTGTAAATATGCATGTGAATGAAAACGGATCCATCTCCAATTCAAAATGGAGTGGGATATTTTGCAATGTGTTGTTTCTGTAGAACTTTTCAAAAAGCCTAACATGTCTTTCCCCACACGTCTGGATAGAAAGCACCGACATCTACTCAAAGATGAACAAATGTTTGTTAATTCCCTTAACAATTTTCCTGATCCCAAGGTAACCCCTTCAAATGTGTCCTTTCATATAACTAGTTTATTCCCATACCCTCAAGTACAAGCATTCACTGTAGATGAAATGTTAATCTGAGAAGCCGGAGCCAATCTAAGGCTGCCATATTCCCTTGTTAAATGACAAAACAGTTAGTAAAATGTTTGATAATTAGTTTTCTGGTAGATTGCTCACACATTAATTCAGGTAATTTCATGTAGATGTACTGAAAAATTACCTGAGTTAAAGAACATACCACTTTGAATCATCAGAAAAATGGTGACTAATTTGACTGAAATCCTACCTGGACCAC is from Thalassophryne amazonica chromosome 1, fThaAma1.1, whole genome shotgun sequence and encodes:
- the LOC117510489 gene encoding elongin-C; this encodes MDGEERTYGGCEGPDAMYVKLISSDGHEFIVKREHALTSGTIKAMLSGPGQFAENETNEVNFREIPSHVLSKVCMYFTYKVRYTNSSTEIPEFPIAPEIALELLMAANFLDC